The segment TTGACTTCCTCTATGCGGCAGGCCATAGTGATGAAGGCATCGCTCACCCCTTGCCATGGTCGAATGGGGACAGACGATAGTTTTGGCTCAGCTGGCCAATCGTGTTCACCAGGTATTATAATTGTTTTTGGGTAAGCCTAACAACCAAAACGTTACCAAAACAAAGATAGCGCCGGCAAGCCAGAAAGGAGCTCGCCATGCTTCGTATCGTCTGTTTGGGCGACAGCATTACTTATGGATACCCATACGGGCCAGAGACCTCCTGGGTGGCGCTGACCGAACAGAAGTTAAACCAGTACTTGGCTACGAGCCGGATGGGCAACCTGGCTCAGGGGACCACCAGCAAGCAAAGCGCAACCAACCCCGTGGTACAAATGATCAATAGAGGCGTGAACGGAGAGACTCTGGGAGAAATGCGGGAGCGGTTCAGCCGGGACGTAGTCACCACTCCCAGGCCGACCCACGTCATAATAATGGGTGGTACCAACGACGCTTGGTGGGGCTGGTCCTCAAAGGAATCGCAAAAACACCTTGAAGCCATGGTGGCCGAAGCCAAGCGCC is part of the Clostridia bacterium genome and harbors:
- a CDS encoding GDSL family lipase, yielding MLRIVCLGDSITYGYPYGPETSWVALTEQKLNQYLATSRMGNLAQGTTSKQSATNPVVQMINRGVNGETLGEMRERFSRDVVTTPRPTHVIIMGGTNDAWWGWSSKESQKHLEAMVAEAKRHGIQPLVGVTIPICRKLVEREFAISQEEIQVMVDWLDSFREWLQRTSPAPLIDFYSALWDAGALDGRAEYFSDGGHPNRAGYAAMAEAAFRALSSLLVPPTY